In one Dunckerocampus dactyliophorus isolate RoL2022-P2 chromosome 9, RoL_Ddac_1.1, whole genome shotgun sequence genomic region, the following are encoded:
- the LOC129187910 gene encoding trichohyalin-like isoform X1 produces the protein MDSELLIGWQQERVELHQEVRLLQEELAESRAEREELASRNRALSERLELSMATSLAPQHEEEEHRTWRRQAREAREREARQALLVHRLQNKVLEYRDRCQSLDLQLKAQTTKQVSKQSGNEDKCESLESALITLEEEQQRSTFLTETNSFLRLRLSRSEQANEVLREDVRKLTCNLTRALEEAERRACDWQRERECASGHMAQQQALLLRVWRSVMALRQHCRTVRTAADRDLLELKAELSRLSLSVLSSCDSTSLSLIKLSPLPPPPADLLTSSPSLTSEQLHPPPLAPHPLTSSTSTLGTFTVGELEVEPEDRMLEQRGREASLEVVARAVVKLSRVLNSSALPHSVPGQDTSTLLSILSDAESALQWRHQEAQRAELAVRRLSEDNTLLQLRLKQLEEDNQHLHKSAQSTPMARELSRKQEADPHKSHVALRLEVEQQREAAELQKRQEVLLQGEVELRSKEEKVQRKEAELQKRQEVLLQGEVERHSKEEKVQRKEAELQKREEILCRGEVELGDKEEAFQRREADLRKREEGLCQGQEELGSKEEVVRRKEAELQKKDEVLFQGQVELGCKEEEVRRKEAELHKREGILCQGEVELGCKEEMVCRKEAELQKREEVLFQGQVELGCKEEEVESKEAVLQKREEVLCRQEVELRSQKQQVESKEAELQKNKKELHQGELELGSKEKEVQRKGVELQKMEDKLHKEEEEVKSKEMALQRMREVLNKGQGELRSREKNMECREEELHEREVTLQRKEEEVHKGEVDVRQRLDAELLEKEAIIKDLKGMAESHQRARMRAEEEAADVRDALMKRSSQHASVLEELKQAQEQLQLAAKDMDRMECLHEEQQRESRRLQEMQDVLQRQEEHQEEQAQQLKSRLVSLLEQLQRANEERTHLSAHVHTLQQAKEALSGEVQCLREELHQRETAARRIEELEKRQRKGKELDVAPKEKDGERKQLEEQPQILHSGVEIEELEEEVTRWRAQAELSAKEAAQLSCMLEEREMEIRHLRTTLKEKQQDRMREMERKSDQERRRLEERCEEIQKEEEKRRHEPVFDRDVHAAQEESVLREKEARQGSQQTQEREMQKAQDKLLRAEELVKALREDLRREEWRRKEVQEELKGAQHMVEVMELNLKALENQESHEEGERLRSALEEERKTSRDRGVTVELLEAKLRDLEEDLRQALRDRKREAGERWKTEEQWKTEEEKRDEEKQRKMEVEKREEEKQRKMEEEKRGEEKQRKMEVEKRDEEKQRKMEVEKRGEEKQRKMEEEKQRKMEEEKRDEEKQRKMEEEKRDEEKQRKMEEEKRDEEKQRKMEEEKRDEEKQRKMEEEKRDEEKQRKMEEEKRGEEKQRKMEEEKQRKMEEKKRDEEKQRKMEEEKRDEEKQRKMEEEKRDEEKQRKMEEEKRDEEKQRKILQLDVQTLWDEVQSETWDENDQLRTSMSIEEDMRRRHMQTDAEVPVITRRTDESRREKEDTHEASADRLLLQSCVAYLELKLDRAQKKSHHLRDQKRKLKTERDTLRQVSQLHVALAVDSQQRAMLQSCGKKRRSQELRQDLSDSLVAVTLCPIASVLQSETQRLDGSLRKEELRMSLGQS, from the exons ATGGACTCAGAGCTGCTGATTGGTTGGCAACAGGAGAGGGTGGAGCTACATCAGGAAGTGCGGCTGCTGCAGGAGGAGCTTGCAGAGAGTCGAGCAGAAAGGGAGGAGCTAGCGTCCAGGAACAGGGCCCTCAGTGAGCGG CTGGAGCTATCAATGGCCACCTCGCTCGCCCCCCAGCATGAGGAGGAGGAACACAGGACATGGAGGAGGCAGGCTCGGGAGGCCAGGGAGAGGGAGGCTCGTCAGGCTCTGCTCGTCCACCGGCTGCAGAACAAG GTGCTGGAGTACAGAGATCGGTGTCAAAGCTTGGACCTTCAACTCAAAGCACAGACCACCAAGCAGGTCTCTAAA caAAGTGGCAATGAGGACAAGTGTGAGTCTTTGGAAAGTGCCCTCATCACGCTTGAAGAGGAACAACAAAG GTCTACCTTCTTGACCGAGACCAATTCCTTTCTGCGGCTGCGCCTCAGCCGATCGGAGCAGGCCAACGAGGTCCTGAGAGAGGACGTGCGCAAGCTGACGTGCAATTTGACGAGAGCTCTGGAGGAGGCCGAGCGCCGAGCCTGTGATTGGCAGCGCGAGAGAGAG TGCGCGTCAGGTCACATGGCTCAGCAGCAGGCTCTGCTCTTGCGTGTGTGGAGGTCCGTGATGGCTCTCAGACAACACTGTCGCACTGTCAGAACTGCTGCCGACAG GGATCTGTTGGAGCTGAAGGCGGAGCTCTCCCGTCTTTCCTTGTCTGTCCTATCCAGCTGTGACTCCACCTCCTTGAGCCTCATCAAACTGTCCCCCCTGCCTCCTCCGCCCGCAGACCTCCTGACCTCAAGCCCTTCTCTCACGTCTGAGCAGCTCCACCCACCTCCCCTGGCTCCCCACCCTctcacctcctccacctccaccctTGGTACCTTCACTGTTGGAGAGCTGGAGGTGGAGCCAGAGGACAG gatgTTGGAGCAGAGGGGGCGAGAGGCAAGCCTGGAGGTAGTGGCTCGAGCCGTCGTCAAGCTG TCTCGCGTGCTGAACAGCAGCGCCCTCCCACACTCCGTCCCCGGTCAGGACACATCCACCCTGCTGTCCATCCTGTCCGACGCTGAGAGCGCCCTGCAGTGGAGACACCAGGAAGCGCAG AGGGCGGAGCTTGCTGTGCGGCGGCTCAGTGAGGACAACACTTTGCTGCAGCTGCGACTGAAACAGCTGGAGGAAGACAACCAGCATCTTCACAAAAGTGCACAGAGCACTCCCATGGCGCGTGAACTGAGCAG AAAGCAGGAGGCAGACCCTCACAAGAGTCACGTGGCGCTGAGACTTGAAGTGGAGCAACAGAGAGAGGCGGCGGAGCTACAGAAGAGACAGGAGGTCCTCCTTCAAGGAGAGGTGGAGCTCCGCAGCAAGGAGGAAAAGGTTCAGAGAAAAGAGGCGGAGCTACAGAAGAGACAGGAGGTCCTCCTTCAAGGAGAAGTGGAGCGccacagcaaggaggaaaaGGTTCAGAGAAAAGAGGCGGAGCTACAGAAGAGGGAGGAAATCCTCTGTCGAGGAGAGGTGGAGCTTGGCGACAAGGAGGAAGCGTTTCAGAGAAGAGAGGCGGACCTACGAAAGAGGGAGGAAGGTCTCTGTCAAGGACAGGAGGAGCTtggcagcaaggaggaagtggtcCGCAGGAAGGAGGCGGAGCTGCAGAAGAAAGACGAGGTCCTCTTTCAAGGACAGGTGGAGCTTGGCTGCAAGGAGGAAGAGGTTCGCAGGAAGGAGGCGGAACTACATAAGAGGGAGGGAATCCTCTGTCAAGGAGAGGTGGAGCTTGGCTGCAAGGAGGAAATGGTCTGCAGAAAGGAGGCGGAGTTACAAAAGAGGGAGGAGGTCCTCTTTCAAGGACAGGTGGAGCTTGGCTGCAAGGAGGAAGAGGTCGAGAGCAAGGAGGCGGTGCTACAGAAGAGGGAGGAGGTCCTCTGCCGTCAAGAGGTGGAGCTTCGTAGCCAGAAGCAACAGGTGGAGAGCAAGGAGGCGGAGCTCCAGAAGAACAAGAAAGAGCTCCATCAAGGAGAGTTGGAGCTTGGCAGCAAGGAGAAAGAAGTCCAGAGAAAGGGGGTGGAGCTACAGAAGATGGAGGACAAGCTGCataaagaagaggaggaggtgaaAAGCAAGGAGATGGCGCTACAAAGGATGAGGGAGGTGCTGAATAAAGGACAGGGGGAGCTTAGGAGCAGGGAAAAGAATATGGAATGCAGGGAGGAGGAGCTTCATGAAAGAGAAGTGACGCTGCAGCGCAAGGAGGAGGAAGTACATAAAGGAGAGGTGGATGTACGCCAGAG GCTTGATGCCGAGCTGCTGGAGAAAGAAGCCATCATCAAAGATCTGAAG GGGATGGCAGAGAGCCATCAGCGGGCCAGGATGAGggcagaagaagaagcggcaGATGTCAGAGACGCCCTGATGAAG CGCTCCTCTCAGCACGCCTCTGTTTTGGAGGAGCTGAAGCAAGCGCAGGAGCAGCTACAGCTGGCAGCAAAGGATATGGACAGGATGGAGTGTCTGCACGAGGAGCAGCAGAGAGAGAGCAGGAGGCTGCAGGAGATGCAAGATGTTCTGCAAAGGCAGGAGGAGCATCAGGAAGAGCAGGCGCAGCAGCTGAA GTCCCGCTTGGTGTCTCTGCTGGAGCAGCTGCAACGAGCCAACGAGGAGCGAACTCACCTGagcgcacacgtgcacacactgcagcaggcCAAAGAAGCGCTCAGCG GTGAAGTGCAGTGTCTGAGGGAGGAGCTGCACCAGAGGGAGACAGCAGCTAGGAGGATAGAGGAGCTGGAGAAGAGGCAAAGAAAGGGGAAGGAGTTGGATGTGGCGCCGAAAGAAAAAGATGGAGAAAGGAAGCAACTGGAGGAGCAGCCACAGATTCTCCACTCTGGCGTTGAGATTGAGGAATTGGAGGAAGAAGTGACCCGTTGGAGGGCACAGGCTGAACTCAGTGCCAAGGAGGCTGCTCAGCTCTCCTGCATGCTGGAGGAGCGAGAGATGGAGATCCGGCACCTGAGAACCACACTGAAAGAAAAGCAGCAGGACAGAATGAGGGAGATGGAGAGGAAAAGTGACCAAGAGAGGAGACGCCTGGAAGAGCGATGTGAAGAAATccaaaaggaggaagagaagagGAGGCATGAGCCTGTGTTTGACAGGGATGTCCATGCAGCTCAGGAGGAATCTGTTCTAAGAGAGAAGGAAGCACGGCAGGGGTCGCAGCAGACTCAAGAGAGGGAGATGCAGAAAGCACAAGATAAGCTGCTGAGGGCCGAGGAGTTGGTCAAGGCTCTTAGGGAGGATTTGAGGAGGGAAGAGTGGAGGAGAAAGGAGGTGCAGGAAGAACTGAAAGGAGCACAGCATATGGTGGAGGTGATGGAGCTCAACTTAAAAGCCCTGGAGAACCAG GAGAGCCATGAAGAGGGGGAGCGTCTGAGGAGCGCCTtagaggaggagaggaagacCAGTCGTGATCGAGGAGTTACAGTTGAGCTACTGGAGGCCAAGCTGAGAGATCTGGAGGAGGATTTGAGGCAGGCGCTGCGGGACCGGAAGAGAGAGGCCGGAGAACGATGGAAAACAGAGGAGCAGTGGAAgacggaggaggagaagagggaTGAAGAGAAGCAAAGGAAGATGGAGGTGGAgaagagggaggaggagaagcaaaggaagatggaggaggagaagaggggTGAGGAGAAGCAAAGGAAGATGGAGGTGGAGAAGAGGGATGAGGAGAAGCAAAGGAAGATGGAGGTGGAGAAGAGGGGTGAGGAGAAGCAAAggaagatggaggaggagaagcaAAGGAAGATGGAGGAGGAAAAGAGGGATGAGGAGAAGCAAAggaagatggaggaggagaagagggaTGAAGAGAAGCAAAggaagatggaggaggagaagagggaTGAGGAGAAGCAAAGGAAGATGGAGGAGGAAAAGAGGGATGAGGAGAAGCAAAggaagatggaggaggagaagagggaTGAGGAGAAGCAAAggaagatggaggaggagaagaggggTGAGGAGAAGCAAAggaagatggaggaggagaagcaaaggaagatggaggagaagaagagggaTGAGGAGAAGCAAAggaagatggaggaggagaagagggaTGAGGAGAAGCAAAggaagatggaggaggagaagagggaTGAGGAGAAGCAAAggaagatggaggaggagaagagggaTGAGGAGAAGCAAAGGAAGATCTTGCAACTGGATGTCCAAACGCTCTGGGATGAGGTGCAGTCTGAAACGTGGGATGAGAatgaccagttgagaaccagcATGAGCATTGAGGAGGACATGAGGAGGCGACACATGCAAACTGATGCTGAG GTGCCCGTCATCACTCGGAGGACAGATGAGAGCAGGAGGGAAAAGGAGGATACACATGAAGCATCAGCAGATAGACTGTTGTTGCAGAGCTGCGTGGCCTACCTGGAGCTGAAACTGGACCGGGCCCAGAAGAAAAGCCATCATCTGAGAGATCAGAAGAGGAAACTgaagacagagagagacacactgagacag GTGAGTCAACTTCACGTGGCACTGGCAGTAGACAGCCAGCAGAGGGCGATGTTGCAGTCTTGCGGGAAGAAGCGGCGCTCTCAGGAACTCCGTCAGGACCTGAGTGACTCGCTGGTGGCGGTCACTCTCTGTCCAATAGCGTCTGTTCTGCAGTCAGAGACGCAGCGTTTGGACGGCAGTCTGAGGAAGGAGGAGCTTCGCATGTCACTTGGCCAATCGTGA
- the LOC129187910 gene encoding golgin subfamily A member 6-like protein 25 isoform X4, with the protein MDSELLIGWQQERVELHQEVRLLQEELAESRAEREELASRNRALSERLELSMATSLAPQHEEEEHRTWRRQAREAREREARQALLVHRLQNKVLEYRDRCQSLDLQLKAQTTKQVSKQSGNEDKCESLESALITLEEEQQRSTFLTETNSFLRLRLSRSEQANEVLREDVRKLTCNLTRALEEAERRACDWQRERECASGHMAQQQALLLRVWRSVMALRQHCRTVRTAADRDLLELKAELSRLSLSVLSSCDSTSLSLIKLSPLPPPPADLLTSSPSLTSEQLHPPPLAPHPLTSSTSTLGTFTVGELEVEPEDRMLEQRGREASLEVVARAVVKLSRVLNSSALPHSVPGQDTSTLLSILSDAESALQWRHQEAQRAELAVRRLSEDNTLLQLRLKQLEEDNQHLHKSAQSTPMARELSRKQEADPHKSHVALRLEVEQQREAAELQKRQEVLLQGEVELRSKEEKVQRKEAELQKRQEVLLQGEVERHSKEEKVQRKEAELQKREEILCRGEVELGDKEEAFQRREADLRKREEGLCQGQEELGSKEEVVRRKEAELQKKDEVLFQGQVELGCKEEEVRRKEAELHKREGILCQGEVELGCKEEMVCRKEAELQKREEVLFQGQVELGCKEEEVESKEAVLQKREEVLCRQEVELRSQKQQVESKEAELQKNKKELHQGELELGSKEKEVQRKGVELQKMEDKLHKEEEEVKSKEMALQRMREVLNKGQGELRSREKNMECREEELHEREVTLQRKEEEVHKGEVDVRQRLDAELLEKEAIIKDLKGMAESHQRARMRAEEEAADVRDALMKRSSQHASVLEELKQAQEQLQLAAKDMDRMECLHEEQQRESRRLQEMQDVLQRQEEHQEEQAQQLKSRLVSLLEQLQRANEERTHLSAHVHTLQQAKEALSGEVQCLREELHQRETAARRIEELEKRQRKGKELDVAPKEKDGERKQLEEQPQILHSGVEIEELEEEVTRWRAQAELSAKEAAQLSCMLEEREMEIRHLRTTLKEKQQDRMREMERKSDQERRRLEERCEEIQKEEEKRRHEPVFDRDVHAAQEESVLREKEARQGSQQTQEREMQKAQDKLLRAEELVKALREDLRREEWRRKEVQEELKGAQHMVEVMELNLKALENQESHEEGERLRSALEEERKTSRDRGVTVELLEAKLRDLEEDLRQALRDRKREAGERWKTEEQWKTEEEKRDEEKQRKMEVEKREEEKQRKMEEEKRGEEKQRKMEVEKRDEEKQRKMEVEKRGEEKQRKMEEEKQRKMEEEKRDEEKQRKMEEEKRDEEKQRKMEEEKRDEEKQRKMEEEKRDEEKQRKMEEEKRDEEKQRKMEEEKRGEEKQRKMEEEKQRKMEEKKRDEEKQRKMEEEKRDEEKQRKMEEEKRDEEKQRKMEEEKRDEEKQRKILQLDVQTLWDEVQSETWDENDQLRTSMSIEEDMRRRHMQTDAEA; encoded by the exons ATGGACTCAGAGCTGCTGATTGGTTGGCAACAGGAGAGGGTGGAGCTACATCAGGAAGTGCGGCTGCTGCAGGAGGAGCTTGCAGAGAGTCGAGCAGAAAGGGAGGAGCTAGCGTCCAGGAACAGGGCCCTCAGTGAGCGG CTGGAGCTATCAATGGCCACCTCGCTCGCCCCCCAGCATGAGGAGGAGGAACACAGGACATGGAGGAGGCAGGCTCGGGAGGCCAGGGAGAGGGAGGCTCGTCAGGCTCTGCTCGTCCACCGGCTGCAGAACAAG GTGCTGGAGTACAGAGATCGGTGTCAAAGCTTGGACCTTCAACTCAAAGCACAGACCACCAAGCAGGTCTCTAAA caAAGTGGCAATGAGGACAAGTGTGAGTCTTTGGAAAGTGCCCTCATCACGCTTGAAGAGGAACAACAAAG GTCTACCTTCTTGACCGAGACCAATTCCTTTCTGCGGCTGCGCCTCAGCCGATCGGAGCAGGCCAACGAGGTCCTGAGAGAGGACGTGCGCAAGCTGACGTGCAATTTGACGAGAGCTCTGGAGGAGGCCGAGCGCCGAGCCTGTGATTGGCAGCGCGAGAGAGAG TGCGCGTCAGGTCACATGGCTCAGCAGCAGGCTCTGCTCTTGCGTGTGTGGAGGTCCGTGATGGCTCTCAGACAACACTGTCGCACTGTCAGAACTGCTGCCGACAG GGATCTGTTGGAGCTGAAGGCGGAGCTCTCCCGTCTTTCCTTGTCTGTCCTATCCAGCTGTGACTCCACCTCCTTGAGCCTCATCAAACTGTCCCCCCTGCCTCCTCCGCCCGCAGACCTCCTGACCTCAAGCCCTTCTCTCACGTCTGAGCAGCTCCACCCACCTCCCCTGGCTCCCCACCCTctcacctcctccacctccaccctTGGTACCTTCACTGTTGGAGAGCTGGAGGTGGAGCCAGAGGACAG gatgTTGGAGCAGAGGGGGCGAGAGGCAAGCCTGGAGGTAGTGGCTCGAGCCGTCGTCAAGCTG TCTCGCGTGCTGAACAGCAGCGCCCTCCCACACTCCGTCCCCGGTCAGGACACATCCACCCTGCTGTCCATCCTGTCCGACGCTGAGAGCGCCCTGCAGTGGAGACACCAGGAAGCGCAG AGGGCGGAGCTTGCTGTGCGGCGGCTCAGTGAGGACAACACTTTGCTGCAGCTGCGACTGAAACAGCTGGAGGAAGACAACCAGCATCTTCACAAAAGTGCACAGAGCACTCCCATGGCGCGTGAACTGAGCAG AAAGCAGGAGGCAGACCCTCACAAGAGTCACGTGGCGCTGAGACTTGAAGTGGAGCAACAGAGAGAGGCGGCGGAGCTACAGAAGAGACAGGAGGTCCTCCTTCAAGGAGAGGTGGAGCTCCGCAGCAAGGAGGAAAAGGTTCAGAGAAAAGAGGCGGAGCTACAGAAGAGACAGGAGGTCCTCCTTCAAGGAGAAGTGGAGCGccacagcaaggaggaaaaGGTTCAGAGAAAAGAGGCGGAGCTACAGAAGAGGGAGGAAATCCTCTGTCGAGGAGAGGTGGAGCTTGGCGACAAGGAGGAAGCGTTTCAGAGAAGAGAGGCGGACCTACGAAAGAGGGAGGAAGGTCTCTGTCAAGGACAGGAGGAGCTtggcagcaaggaggaagtggtcCGCAGGAAGGAGGCGGAGCTGCAGAAGAAAGACGAGGTCCTCTTTCAAGGACAGGTGGAGCTTGGCTGCAAGGAGGAAGAGGTTCGCAGGAAGGAGGCGGAACTACATAAGAGGGAGGGAATCCTCTGTCAAGGAGAGGTGGAGCTTGGCTGCAAGGAGGAAATGGTCTGCAGAAAGGAGGCGGAGTTACAAAAGAGGGAGGAGGTCCTCTTTCAAGGACAGGTGGAGCTTGGCTGCAAGGAGGAAGAGGTCGAGAGCAAGGAGGCGGTGCTACAGAAGAGGGAGGAGGTCCTCTGCCGTCAAGAGGTGGAGCTTCGTAGCCAGAAGCAACAGGTGGAGAGCAAGGAGGCGGAGCTCCAGAAGAACAAGAAAGAGCTCCATCAAGGAGAGTTGGAGCTTGGCAGCAAGGAGAAAGAAGTCCAGAGAAAGGGGGTGGAGCTACAGAAGATGGAGGACAAGCTGCataaagaagaggaggaggtgaaAAGCAAGGAGATGGCGCTACAAAGGATGAGGGAGGTGCTGAATAAAGGACAGGGGGAGCTTAGGAGCAGGGAAAAGAATATGGAATGCAGGGAGGAGGAGCTTCATGAAAGAGAAGTGACGCTGCAGCGCAAGGAGGAGGAAGTACATAAAGGAGAGGTGGATGTACGCCAGAG GCTTGATGCCGAGCTGCTGGAGAAAGAAGCCATCATCAAAGATCTGAAG GGGATGGCAGAGAGCCATCAGCGGGCCAGGATGAGggcagaagaagaagcggcaGATGTCAGAGACGCCCTGATGAAG CGCTCCTCTCAGCACGCCTCTGTTTTGGAGGAGCTGAAGCAAGCGCAGGAGCAGCTACAGCTGGCAGCAAAGGATATGGACAGGATGGAGTGTCTGCACGAGGAGCAGCAGAGAGAGAGCAGGAGGCTGCAGGAGATGCAAGATGTTCTGCAAAGGCAGGAGGAGCATCAGGAAGAGCAGGCGCAGCAGCTGAA GTCCCGCTTGGTGTCTCTGCTGGAGCAGCTGCAACGAGCCAACGAGGAGCGAACTCACCTGagcgcacacgtgcacacactgcagcaggcCAAAGAAGCGCTCAGCG GTGAAGTGCAGTGTCTGAGGGAGGAGCTGCACCAGAGGGAGACAGCAGCTAGGAGGATAGAGGAGCTGGAGAAGAGGCAAAGAAAGGGGAAGGAGTTGGATGTGGCGCCGAAAGAAAAAGATGGAGAAAGGAAGCAACTGGAGGAGCAGCCACAGATTCTCCACTCTGGCGTTGAGATTGAGGAATTGGAGGAAGAAGTGACCCGTTGGAGGGCACAGGCTGAACTCAGTGCCAAGGAGGCTGCTCAGCTCTCCTGCATGCTGGAGGAGCGAGAGATGGAGATCCGGCACCTGAGAACCACACTGAAAGAAAAGCAGCAGGACAGAATGAGGGAGATGGAGAGGAAAAGTGACCAAGAGAGGAGACGCCTGGAAGAGCGATGTGAAGAAATccaaaaggaggaagagaagagGAGGCATGAGCCTGTGTTTGACAGGGATGTCCATGCAGCTCAGGAGGAATCTGTTCTAAGAGAGAAGGAAGCACGGCAGGGGTCGCAGCAGACTCAAGAGAGGGAGATGCAGAAAGCACAAGATAAGCTGCTGAGGGCCGAGGAGTTGGTCAAGGCTCTTAGGGAGGATTTGAGGAGGGAAGAGTGGAGGAGAAAGGAGGTGCAGGAAGAACTGAAAGGAGCACAGCATATGGTGGAGGTGATGGAGCTCAACTTAAAAGCCCTGGAGAACCAG GAGAGCCATGAAGAGGGGGAGCGTCTGAGGAGCGCCTtagaggaggagaggaagacCAGTCGTGATCGAGGAGTTACAGTTGAGCTACTGGAGGCCAAGCTGAGAGATCTGGAGGAGGATTTGAGGCAGGCGCTGCGGGACCGGAAGAGAGAGGCCGGAGAACGATGGAAAACAGAGGAGCAGTGGAAgacggaggaggagaagagggaTGAAGAGAAGCAAAGGAAGATGGAGGTGGAgaagagggaggaggagaagcaaaggaagatggaggaggagaagaggggTGAGGAGAAGCAAAGGAAGATGGAGGTGGAGAAGAGGGATGAGGAGAAGCAAAGGAAGATGGAGGTGGAGAAGAGGGGTGAGGAGAAGCAAAggaagatggaggaggagaagcaAAGGAAGATGGAGGAGGAAAAGAGGGATGAGGAGAAGCAAAggaagatggaggaggagaagagggaTGAAGAGAAGCAAAggaagatggaggaggagaagagggaTGAGGAGAAGCAAAGGAAGATGGAGGAGGAAAAGAGGGATGAGGAGAAGCAAAggaagatggaggaggagaagagggaTGAGGAGAAGCAAAggaagatggaggaggagaagaggggTGAGGAGAAGCAAAggaagatggaggaggagaagcaaaggaagatggaggagaagaagagggaTGAGGAGAAGCAAAggaagatggaggaggagaagagggaTGAGGAGAAGCAAAggaagatggaggaggagaagagggaTGAGGAGAAGCAAAggaagatggaggaggagaagagggaTGAGGAGAAGCAAAGGAAGATCTTGCAACTGGATGTCCAAACGCTCTGGGATGAGGTGCAGTCTGAAACGTGGGATGAGAatgaccagttgagaaccagcATGAGCATTGAGGAGGACATGAGGAGGCGACACATGCAAACTGATGCTGAG GCCTGA